One region of Anaeromyxobacter paludicola genomic DNA includes:
- a CDS encoding Acg family FMN-binding oxidoreductase, which yields MPEATDATRELVRLAGLAPSRHNAQPWAFEVEGEELRLYGDPARALPVSDPAGREQLIGCGAALANLRLAAAWQGRATSCELMGGSRHDFLLARVRLEHAARPTALAARLADAIPARRTVRLAMEQRPLPRGLVSELARIAWEEGASLRPVEPSTARAVAERVAEADRRQWASAAFRAEVARWTRPSASRSRDGIPGYARGLSGAASWLEPVRLRFARDAAAEAARDLARALGASALVALSTPEDRGADWLRAGQAMEKVLLRAAAEGLSACWLNSPLELPDLRQEVREVLGERWHPQLLFRLGADAAGTPSRPTPRRAPEELIRRLAPASPRRQELALRT from the coding sequence ATGCCGGAGGCGACAGACGCGACGCGCGAGCTCGTCCGGCTCGCCGGGCTCGCCCCCTCGCGCCACAACGCCCAGCCCTGGGCCTTCGAGGTCGAGGGCGAGGAGCTGCGGCTCTACGGCGACCCGGCGCGCGCCCTGCCGGTCTCCGACCCCGCCGGCCGCGAGCAGCTCATCGGCTGCGGCGCGGCGCTCGCGAACCTGCGGCTCGCCGCGGCCTGGCAGGGGCGGGCCACCAGCTGCGAGCTCATGGGCGGGTCGCGCCACGACTTCCTCCTCGCCCGCGTGCGGCTCGAGCACGCCGCGCGCCCCACCGCGCTCGCCGCCCGCCTCGCCGACGCCATCCCGGCCCGCCGCACCGTCCGGCTCGCCATGGAGCAGCGGCCGCTCCCGCGCGGCCTCGTCTCCGAGCTGGCGCGCATCGCCTGGGAGGAGGGCGCGTCGCTCCGCCCGGTGGAGCCGTCCACGGCGCGGGCGGTGGCGGAGCGGGTGGCGGAGGCCGACCGGCGGCAGTGGGCGAGCGCGGCCTTCCGCGCCGAGGTGGCGCGCTGGACGCGCCCCTCCGCGAGCCGGTCGCGCGACGGCATCCCCGGGTACGCCCGCGGCCTCTCCGGCGCCGCCTCCTGGCTCGAGCCGGTTCGGCTGCGGTTCGCGCGCGACGCCGCCGCCGAGGCGGCCCGCGACCTCGCCCGGGCCCTCGGGGCGAGCGCGCTCGTGGCCCTCTCGACGCCGGAGGATCGCGGCGCCGACTGGCTGCGCGCGGGGCAGGCGATGGAGAAGGTGCTCCTGCGCGCCGCCGCGGAGGGGCTCTCCGCCTGCTGGCTCAACTCGCCGCTCGAGCTGCCCGACCTGCGCCAGGAGGTGCGCGAGGTCCTGGGCGAGCGCTGGCACCCGCAGCTCCTCTTCCGGCTGGGCGCCGACGCCGCCGGGACGCCCTCGCGCCCCACGCCGCGGCGCGCGCCGGAGGAGCTGATCCGCCGGCTGGCGCCCGCCTCCCCCCGCCGTCAGGAGCTGGCGCTGAGGACGTAG
- a CDS encoding ATP-binding response regulator has protein sequence MVELFRRLFLSEEYMPHGHCYLWQPGLVSLHVVSDALIGTAYLAISVILYQLVRHIRLPFSPMILAFGVFIGACGLTHYMEVLTLWFPDYWLSGGVKAVTAVASVATGVYLFRVRPTILSVTRGAQLAEERRVRLESTHRELERLYERVKDLDDAKTRFFANVSHELRTPLALVLGPVEKLLAGPLEERERRELEVVRRNGRLLLRHVNDMLDLARLDEGRLTLDYARVDLAERLRGLASAFEGVARDRGVRLEVEAGAPVPVEADAPKLDRVALNLLGNAFKFAPPASAVRCAVRAEGDRAVLEVEDQGPGVPPELREAIFERFRQGRGAPEGAGLGLAISRELVVLHGGTIGVGDGARGGARFTVAVPLRAPAGAPVAAAPPPLGLEAARATADLPPGAARELPALPVDPSAPLVLLVEDNAEMGRFAAAALAAEFRVATASEGAEGLRKAEALEPDLVVTDLMMPGLPGDALVSALRRLPALGRTPVMVLTARADERQRLALLRDGAQDYLVKPFHPEELLARARNLVAMKRSSDVLRAELAQRSGDLEALAREVARRKRELEVALETAQVAREQAERASQVKSVFLGMVSHELRTPITSMLLTLQSLQRQGAAPPEARARAMQRIEQAARRLLELIESLLEYTRVESGRLVVRPERVDLARLAREVADELLPQAQARLLKLEVEAAPLPPLEADPRLLRLVLINLVVNAIKYTERGGVRITAGEDGDRQWVAVADTGPGIPPEARDRIFEPFEQVGALENKHQPGVGIGLSLVRGIAAAIGGRVELVESGPAGTVFRVAVPLRPALKEPEPAPGAPAPR, from the coding sequence ATGGTCGAGCTCTTCCGGCGCCTCTTCCTCTCCGAGGAGTACATGCCCCACGGCCACTGCTACCTGTGGCAGCCGGGGCTGGTGTCCCTGCACGTCGTCTCCGACGCGCTCATCGGGACCGCCTACCTCGCCATCTCGGTCATCCTGTACCAGCTGGTGCGCCACATCCGGCTGCCGTTCAGCCCGATGATCCTGGCCTTCGGCGTGTTCATCGGGGCCTGCGGCCTCACCCACTACATGGAGGTGCTGACGCTCTGGTTCCCGGACTACTGGCTCTCCGGCGGCGTGAAGGCGGTCACGGCGGTGGCCTCGGTGGCCACCGGCGTCTACCTGTTCCGGGTCCGCCCGACCATCCTCTCCGTCACCCGCGGCGCGCAGCTCGCCGAGGAGCGCCGGGTGCGGCTCGAGAGCACCCACCGCGAGCTGGAGCGGCTCTACGAGCGGGTGAAGGACCTCGACGACGCCAAGACCCGCTTCTTCGCCAACGTGAGCCACGAGCTGCGCACGCCGCTCGCCCTGGTGCTCGGGCCGGTGGAGAAGCTCCTCGCCGGGCCGCTGGAGGAGCGGGAGCGGCGGGAGCTCGAGGTGGTGCGGCGCAACGGCCGGCTCCTGCTCCGGCACGTGAACGACATGCTCGACCTGGCGCGGCTCGACGAGGGGCGGCTCACCCTCGACTACGCGCGGGTGGACCTCGCCGAGCGGCTCCGCGGGCTCGCCTCCGCGTTCGAGGGCGTCGCGCGCGACCGGGGCGTCCGGCTCGAGGTGGAGGCGGGGGCGCCGGTGCCGGTGGAGGCCGACGCGCCCAAGCTCGACCGGGTGGCGCTCAACCTGCTCGGGAACGCCTTCAAGTTCGCGCCGCCCGCGAGCGCGGTGCGCTGCGCGGTCCGCGCGGAGGGCGACCGCGCGGTGCTGGAGGTGGAGGACCAGGGGCCGGGCGTGCCGCCGGAGCTGCGCGAGGCCATCTTCGAGCGGTTCCGGCAGGGCCGGGGCGCGCCGGAGGGCGCCGGGCTCGGGCTCGCCATCTCGCGCGAGCTGGTCGTGCTGCACGGCGGGACCATCGGCGTGGGGGACGGGGCGCGCGGCGGCGCGCGCTTCACCGTCGCCGTCCCCCTCCGCGCGCCGGCCGGCGCCCCGGTCGCGGCGGCGCCGCCGCCGCTCGGGCTCGAGGCGGCCCGCGCCACGGCCGACCTCCCGCCCGGCGCGGCCCGGGAGCTCCCCGCCCTGCCGGTGGACCCGAGCGCCCCGCTCGTGCTGCTCGTGGAGGACAACGCCGAGATGGGCCGGTTCGCCGCCGCCGCGCTCGCGGCCGAGTTCCGGGTGGCGACCGCGTCGGAGGGGGCGGAGGGGCTCCGCAAGGCCGAGGCGCTCGAGCCCGACCTCGTGGTGACCGACCTCATGATGCCCGGGCTGCCGGGCGACGCGCTGGTCTCGGCCCTCCGCCGGCTGCCCGCCCTCGGGCGCACGCCGGTGATGGTGCTCACCGCCCGCGCCGACGAGCGGCAGCGGCTGGCGCTGCTCCGGGACGGGGCCCAGGACTACCTCGTGAAGCCGTTCCACCCGGAGGAGCTGCTGGCCCGGGCCCGGAACCTCGTCGCCATGAAGCGCTCGAGCGACGTGCTGCGGGCGGAGCTGGCGCAGCGGAGCGGCGATCTCGAGGCGCTCGCCCGCGAGGTGGCCCGGCGCAAGCGCGAGCTGGAGGTGGCGCTCGAGACCGCGCAGGTGGCCCGCGAGCAGGCCGAGCGCGCCAGCCAGGTGAAGAGCGTGTTCCTCGGCATGGTCTCGCACGAGCTGCGCACGCCCATCACCTCCATGCTCCTCACGCTCCAGAGCCTGCAGCGCCAGGGCGCCGCGCCCCCCGAGGCGAGGGCCCGGGCCATGCAGCGGATCGAGCAGGCGGCGCGGCGGCTCCTCGAGCTCATCGAGTCGCTCCTCGAGTACACCCGCGTCGAGAGCGGCCGGCTCGTGGTGCGGCCGGAGCGGGTGGACCTGGCGCGGCTCGCCCGCGAGGTGGCCGACGAGCTCCTGCCGCAGGCCCAGGCCAGGCTGCTCAAGCTGGAGGTGGAGGCCGCGCCCCTGCCGCCGCTCGAGGCCGACCCGCGGCTCCTGCGGCTCGTGCTCATCAACCTCGTGGTGAACGCCATCAAGTACACCGAGCGGGGCGGCGTCCGGATCACCGCCGGCGAGGACGGGGACCGGCAGTGGGTCGCGGTGGCCGACACCGGGCCGGGCATCCCGCCGGAGGCGCGGGACCGGATCTTCGAGCCCTTCGAGCAGGTCGGGGCGCTCGAGAACAAGCACCAGCCCGGGGTCGGCATCGGGCTCTCGCTCGTGCGCGGGATCGCGGCCGCCATCGGCGGCCGGGTGGAGCTGGTGGAGAGCGGTCCCGCGGGGACGGTCTTCCGCGTCGCGGTCCCGCTCCGGCCCGCGCTCAAGGAGCCGGAGCCGGCCCCGGGGGCTCCGGCGCCGCGCTGA
- the odhB gene encoding 2-oxoglutarate dehydrogenase complex dihydrolipoyllysine-residue succinyltransferase translates to MSVELRVPSIGESITQATLGAWLKQEGEPVRADEPVVEVESEKATVALPAPVSGVLSRVLKGPGDTVAVGEVIGYLEEGAAATAASGPGANPAVNAAPRAAPASPAPAAPIAAAPAPAPTAAPRAAPPPPPGRGPRLPPSARRLLAENGLSADALAGRALRKDDVQRALEAPAPAAPVVAGERERVVAMTPLRRTVARRLVEAQRTAAILTTFNEVDMTRVLALRERHQAAFTERHGVKLGFMSFFVKAAVEALKAIPAVNAEVRGESIVYKEHYDVGVAVGGGKGLVVPVVRDADRLSFAEVELAIAQLAKKARENRITLDELSGGTFTISNGGIYGSLLSTPILNPPQSGILGLHKIEQRAVVRDGQVVARPMMFVALSYDHRLVDGREAVTFLVRVKECIEDPERLLLEV, encoded by the coding sequence ATGTCGGTCGAGTTGAGGGTTCCGAGCATCGGAGAGTCCATCACGCAGGCCACGCTGGGCGCCTGGCTCAAGCAGGAGGGGGAGCCGGTGCGGGCGGACGAGCCGGTGGTGGAGGTGGAGAGCGAGAAGGCCACGGTGGCGCTGCCGGCGCCGGTCTCCGGCGTGCTCTCGCGGGTCCTGAAGGGACCGGGCGACACGGTCGCCGTGGGCGAGGTGATCGGTTACCTGGAGGAGGGCGCCGCCGCGACCGCCGCCTCCGGCCCGGGCGCGAACCCGGCGGTGAACGCCGCGCCGCGGGCCGCCCCCGCGAGCCCGGCCCCGGCCGCGCCGATCGCCGCCGCCCCGGCCCCGGCGCCCACCGCGGCTCCGAGGGCGGCCCCGCCGCCTCCCCCCGGCCGCGGGCCGCGCCTCCCGCCCTCGGCGCGCCGGCTCCTCGCCGAGAACGGCCTCTCCGCCGACGCGCTCGCGGGGCGCGCGCTGCGCAAGGACGACGTGCAGCGGGCGCTCGAGGCCCCCGCGCCGGCGGCGCCGGTGGTGGCCGGCGAGCGCGAGCGGGTGGTGGCGATGACGCCGCTCCGCCGCACGGTGGCGCGGCGGCTCGTCGAGGCGCAGCGCACCGCCGCCATCCTCACCACCTTCAACGAGGTGGACATGACGCGGGTGCTGGCGCTGCGCGAGCGGCACCAGGCCGCCTTCACCGAGCGGCACGGGGTGAAGCTCGGGTTCATGTCCTTCTTCGTGAAGGCGGCGGTCGAGGCGCTCAAGGCCATCCCGGCCGTGAACGCCGAGGTGCGCGGCGAGAGCATCGTCTACAAGGAGCACTACGACGTCGGCGTGGCGGTCGGCGGGGGCAAGGGGCTCGTGGTCCCGGTGGTGCGCGACGCCGACCGGCTCTCCTTCGCCGAGGTGGAGCTCGCCATCGCGCAGCTCGCGAAGAAGGCCCGCGAGAACCGGATCACGCTCGACGAGCTCTCGGGCGGCACCTTCACCATCTCGAACGGCGGCATCTACGGCTCGCTGCTCTCCACCCCCATCCTCAACCCGCCGCAGTCCGGGATCCTGGGGCTGCACAAGATCGAGCAGCGGGCGGTGGTGCGCGACGGGCAGGTGGTGGCGCGCCCGATGATGTTCGTGGCGCTCTCCTACGACCACCGGCTGGTGGACGGGCGGGAGGCGGTCACCTTCCTCGTCCGGGTGAAGGAGTGCATCGAGGATCCGGAGCGGCTCCTGCTCGAGGTCTGA
- a CDS encoding 50S ribosomal protein L11 methyltransferase, producing the protein MYVTIREGGAPRQARWRSAGLPAPGRVGEATDATRADPAFRRLFRGESLLYSGDYHNARQLLAALGRRLRPPPPQPSLAEAFRAERRFRRLERDVLSRLLVPVDAEFAVALRRAPEVAPAALREVWGAPDGEPSVVPLRELLGLIGAHEWRRKGVAVPALGGSVHPHYGVFAPVRGEYVGLVAEALGRRNLRGRAAFDVGTGTGVLAFLAARAGARVRATDADPRAVACARENAARLGLASAVEVEEADLFPEGRADLVLCNPPWLPGEPLGPVDAAVYDPGGRFLAGFVAGLAAHLAPGGEGLLVLSDLAERLGLRPAGALEASFAAAGLTVTSRAEARPAHPRARDASDPLHAARAAEVTTLYVLSASS; encoded by the coding sequence ATGTACGTGACGATCCGTGAAGGTGGCGCGCCGCGGCAGGCGCGCTGGCGCTCCGCCGGCCTGCCCGCACCGGGCCGGGTCGGCGAGGCGACCGACGCGACCCGCGCCGACCCGGCCTTCCGTCGCCTCTTCCGGGGCGAGTCGCTGCTCTACTCCGGCGACTACCACAACGCCCGCCAGCTCCTCGCCGCCCTGGGGCGGCGGCTCCGCCCGCCTCCGCCGCAGCCGAGCCTCGCCGAGGCCTTCCGGGCGGAGCGCCGCTTCCGGAGGCTCGAGCGGGACGTGCTGTCGCGGCTCCTCGTCCCGGTGGACGCGGAGTTCGCGGTGGCGCTCCGCCGCGCCCCGGAGGTGGCCCCCGCCGCGCTCCGCGAGGTCTGGGGCGCTCCCGACGGGGAGCCCTCGGTGGTGCCCCTGCGCGAGCTCCTCGGCCTGATCGGCGCCCACGAGTGGCGCCGGAAGGGCGTCGCCGTCCCGGCGCTCGGCGGCTCGGTCCACCCCCACTACGGCGTCTTCGCCCCGGTCCGCGGCGAGTACGTCGGCCTCGTCGCCGAGGCGCTCGGCCGGCGCAACCTGCGCGGGCGGGCCGCGTTCGACGTCGGCACCGGCACCGGGGTGCTCGCCTTCCTCGCCGCGCGCGCCGGGGCGCGGGTCCGCGCCACGGACGCCGACCCGCGCGCGGTCGCCTGCGCGCGCGAGAACGCCGCGCGGCTCGGCCTCGCGTCGGCCGTCGAGGTGGAGGAGGCCGACCTCTTCCCCGAGGGGCGCGCCGACCTCGTGCTCTGCAACCCGCCCTGGCTGCCGGGCGAGCCGCTCGGCCCGGTGGACGCCGCGGTCTACGATCCGGGGGGCCGGTTCCTCGCCGGGTTCGTGGCCGGCCTCGCCGCCCACCTCGCGCCGGGCGGCGAGGGGCTGCTCGTCCTGTCCGACCTGGCGGAGCGGCTCGGGCTGCGCCCCGCGGGCGCGCTGGAGGCCTCCTTCGCCGCCGCCGGGCTCACCGTCACCTCGCGCGCCGAGGCCCGCCCCGCGCACCCCCGCGCCCGCGACGCCTCGGACCCCCTCCACGCCGCCCGCGCGGCCGAGGTGACGACGCTCTACGTCCTCAGCGCCAGCTCCTGA
- a CDS encoding 2-oxoglutarate dehydrogenase E1 component has protein sequence MQPVPESATAPSAANLAFVEELYYDYLRDPSTVPETWRRYFDALPRPEGDVAPPPEPAWRRNGFTAALPGELAAKEPPAGPGASSEEAFQFRVDKLVETYRDYGHLRARLDPLGLARREHQGFGLESFGLREEDLARPVAVGDPQAAGATTLGALRDRLEETYCRTLGVELAHLHDQELRGWLQDRMERTRNHITLAPEVQLRLYQKVMEAELLEQFLGTRFLGAKRFSVEGGESTVALLELAIDRAVGHGVRDVTIGMAHRGRLNVLANVCGKPLRQIFAEFRDRAVIGGNGGDVKYHLGFTGERETPDGKVLVTLAFNPSHLEWVNTVVQGRVRAKQDRRGDVERKEVLPLLVHGDAAFAGQGIVAEALNLAALDGYTVGGTVHVVVNNQVGFTTSPADARSTTYATDVARMLQIPVFHVNGEDMEAVAQAVLLAVDFRQRFHRDAVIDLWCYRRHGHNEGDEPSFTQPVMYRAIAGRETFPKLEAARLVRERVATAPELDGLAQGYRARLEEAFHASAAIAASPSAPVLEVGERRYRGGAIDGAPPIATAVSPEVIAEVSRALVTPPPGFNVHPKVAKLLEGRAQMAAGHRPLDWGMAEALAYGTLAWEGTRVRLSGQDSRRGTFSHRHGVLYDTQSNRPYTPLAHLRPGQGVVELRDSPLSEAAVLAFDYGYSLDMPDGLVIWEAQFGDFVNAAQVVIDQFLSSSEAKWNKLSGLTLLLPHGMEGQGPEHSSARLERFLALSVDDNWQVVNLTTPAQIFHALRRQVLAPWRKPLVVMSPKSLLRHPQAVSPVEALSKGGFQPVLGDAGVEDAAAVTRVLLCTGKLYYELLAAREAQRARHVALVRVEQLYPLDRDAVLSELARYPDGLEVVWVQEEPRNMGAWDYVDLHLGPFLRGFCEFSCVSRPPSAAPAAGSATRHKLEQQALVAQAIGVAARVEVA, from the coding sequence ATGCAACCGGTACCAGAATCGGCGACCGCGCCGAGCGCGGCCAACCTCGCGTTCGTCGAGGAGCTCTACTACGACTACCTGCGCGATCCGTCCACCGTGCCGGAGACGTGGCGCCGCTACTTCGACGCGCTGCCCCGCCCGGAAGGCGACGTCGCGCCCCCGCCCGAGCCCGCCTGGCGCCGGAACGGCTTCACCGCCGCGCTGCCCGGCGAGCTGGCCGCGAAGGAGCCGCCGGCCGGGCCGGGCGCCTCCTCGGAGGAGGCCTTCCAGTTCCGCGTGGACAAGCTCGTGGAGACCTACCGGGACTACGGCCACCTGCGCGCCCGGCTCGACCCGCTCGGGCTGGCGCGCCGCGAGCACCAGGGGTTCGGCCTCGAGTCCTTCGGCCTGCGCGAGGAGGACCTCGCCCGCCCGGTGGCCGTGGGAGACCCGCAGGCGGCCGGCGCCACCACGCTCGGCGCGCTGCGCGACCGGCTGGAGGAGACCTACTGCCGCACGCTCGGCGTGGAGCTCGCCCACCTGCACGACCAGGAGCTGCGCGGCTGGCTGCAGGACCGGATGGAGCGGACCCGCAACCACATCACCCTCGCGCCCGAGGTGCAGCTCCGGCTCTACCAGAAGGTCATGGAGGCGGAGCTGCTCGAGCAGTTCCTCGGGACCCGCTTCCTCGGCGCCAAGCGCTTCTCGGTGGAGGGGGGCGAGTCCACGGTGGCGCTCCTCGAGCTCGCCATCGACCGGGCCGTCGGCCACGGCGTGCGCGACGTGACCATCGGCATGGCGCACCGCGGCCGGCTCAACGTGCTCGCCAACGTCTGCGGCAAGCCGCTCCGCCAGATCTTCGCCGAGTTCCGCGACCGGGCCGTCATCGGCGGGAACGGCGGGGACGTGAAGTACCACCTCGGCTTCACCGGCGAGCGCGAGACGCCCGACGGGAAGGTGCTGGTGACGCTGGCCTTCAACCCGAGCCACCTCGAGTGGGTGAACACGGTCGTGCAGGGGCGCGTCCGGGCCAAGCAGGACCGCCGGGGCGACGTGGAGCGCAAGGAGGTGCTGCCGCTGCTCGTGCACGGCGACGCCGCCTTCGCCGGGCAGGGCATCGTGGCGGAGGCGCTCAACCTCGCCGCCCTCGACGGCTACACGGTCGGCGGCACCGTCCACGTGGTGGTGAACAACCAGGTCGGCTTCACCACCTCTCCCGCCGACGCCCGCTCCACCACCTACGCCACCGACGTGGCGCGCATGCTCCAGATCCCGGTCTTCCACGTGAACGGCGAGGACATGGAGGCGGTGGCGCAGGCGGTGCTGCTGGCGGTGGACTTCCGCCAGCGGTTCCACCGCGACGCCGTGATCGACCTCTGGTGCTACCGGCGCCACGGCCACAACGAGGGGGACGAGCCCTCGTTCACGCAGCCGGTCATGTACCGCGCCATCGCCGGGCGCGAGACCTTCCCGAAGCTCGAGGCCGCCCGGCTGGTCCGGGAGCGGGTCGCGACGGCGCCGGAGCTCGACGGGCTGGCGCAGGGCTACCGGGCCCGGCTCGAGGAGGCCTTCCACGCCTCGGCCGCCATCGCCGCCAGCCCCTCCGCGCCGGTGCTCGAGGTGGGCGAGCGCCGCTACCGCGGCGGCGCCATCGACGGCGCGCCGCCCATCGCCACCGCCGTCTCGCCGGAGGTGATCGCGGAGGTCTCGCGCGCGCTGGTGACCCCGCCCCCCGGCTTCAACGTCCACCCCAAGGTGGCGAAGCTGCTGGAGGGGCGCGCCCAGATGGCCGCCGGCCACCGCCCGCTCGACTGGGGCATGGCCGAGGCGCTCGCGTACGGCACGCTCGCCTGGGAGGGGACGCGGGTGCGGCTCTCCGGCCAGGACAGCCGGCGCGGCACCTTCAGCCACCGGCACGGCGTGCTCTACGACACGCAGTCGAACCGGCCGTACACGCCGCTCGCCCACCTGCGGCCCGGGCAGGGGGTGGTCGAGCTGCGCGACAGCCCGCTCTCCGAGGCCGCCGTGCTCGCCTTCGATTACGGGTACAGCCTCGACATGCCCGACGGGCTCGTGATCTGGGAGGCGCAGTTCGGCGACTTCGTGAACGCCGCCCAGGTGGTGATCGACCAGTTCCTGTCCTCGTCCGAGGCCAAGTGGAACAAGCTCTCCGGGCTCACCCTGCTCCTGCCGCACGGCATGGAGGGGCAGGGCCCGGAGCACAGCTCGGCCCGGCTCGAGCGCTTCCTGGCGCTCTCGGTGGACGACAACTGGCAGGTCGTGAACCTCACCACGCCGGCGCAGATCTTCCACGCGCTGCGACGGCAGGTGCTCGCCCCCTGGCGCAAGCCGCTCGTCGTGATGTCGCCGAAGAGCCTGCTGCGGCACCCGCAGGCGGTGTCGCCGGTGGAGGCGCTCTCGAAGGGCGGCTTCCAGCCGGTCCTCGGCGACGCCGGGGTGGAGGACGCCGCGGCGGTGACCCGGGTCCTCCTCTGCACCGGCAAGCTCTACTACGAGCTCCTCGCCGCGCGGGAGGCGCAGCGGGCGCGCCACGTGGCGCTGGTCCGGGTCGAGCAGCTCTACCCGCTCGACCGCGACGCCGTGCTCTCCGAGCTGGCGCGCTACCCCGACGGGCTCGAGGTGGTCTGGGTCCAGGAGGAGCCGCGCAACATGGGGGCCTGGGACTACGTGGACCTGCACCTCGGGCCGTTCCTGCGCGGGTTCTGCGAGTTCAGCTGCGTGTCGCGCCCCCCGAGCGCCGCGCCCGCCGCCGGGTCGGCCACCCGCCACAAGCTCGAGCAGCAGGCCCTGGTGGCGCAGGCCATCGGCGTGGCCGCGCGCGTCGAGGTCGCCTAG
- a CDS encoding DUF72 domain-containing protein translates to MGAIRVGTSGYQYRHWRGVLYPEGLAQRLWLARYARSFDCLELNATFYRLPLPGAVERWRAQVPGDFRFAVKGSRYLTHMKQLLDPEPGLARFLDPVRRLGGKLGPILWQLPPRLAPDPGRLDAFLAAVPEGLASAVEFRSDRWYRRDVCDVLDRRGAAFCEHDLVDTHPPRLTGPFRYLRFHGTTGHYDGRYGPEALQPVARDLSRHARGGGDAWVFFNNDLHGHAVADALSLRGLLEGRVSAAPEPPGPAPAP, encoded by the coding sequence ATGGGAGCCATCCGCGTCGGCACGAGCGGCTACCAGTACCGGCACTGGCGCGGGGTCCTCTACCCGGAGGGGCTGGCGCAGCGGCTCTGGCTCGCCCGGTACGCCCGCTCCTTCGACTGCCTGGAGCTCAACGCCACGTTCTACAGGCTGCCCCTGCCCGGCGCGGTGGAGCGCTGGCGCGCGCAGGTCCCCGGCGACTTCCGCTTCGCGGTGAAGGGGAGCCGGTACCTCACGCACATGAAGCAGCTCCTCGATCCGGAGCCGGGCCTGGCCCGGTTCCTCGACCCGGTCCGCCGGCTCGGCGGCAAGCTCGGTCCCATCCTGTGGCAGCTCCCGCCAAGGCTCGCGCCCGACCCCGGGCGGCTCGACGCCTTCCTGGCGGCGGTGCCGGAGGGGCTCGCGAGCGCCGTCGAGTTCCGCTCCGACCGCTGGTACCGCCGCGACGTCTGCGACGTGCTCGACCGGCGCGGCGCCGCCTTCTGCGAGCACGACCTCGTGGACACCCACCCGCCGCGGCTCACCGGCCCCTTCCGCTACCTCCGCTTCCACGGCACCACCGGCCACTACGACGGGCGCTACGGGCCGGAGGCGCTGCAGCCGGTGGCCCGCGACCTCTCGCGGCACGCCCGCGGCGGCGGCGACGCCTGGGTGTTCTTCAACAACGACCTGCACGGCCACGCGGTGGCCGACGCGCTCTCGCTGCGGGGGCTGCTCGAGGGGCGCGTCAGCGCGGCGCCGGAGCCCCCGGGGCCGGCTCCGGCTCCTTGA